A section of the Stenotrophomonas sp. 364 genome encodes:
- a CDS encoding ABC transporter permease: MNTLTTVTTTRPRASTWRIYRVEALCELRRAWRTPAFAVPSLLFPVLFYALFGILLGRGNAPQYLLATYCVFGAMAPALFGFGVQLALDREGGLLTLKRALPLPPMAPLLARLLMAVLFALLVALVLLGVAALAGVGLAPGMVLRLLAVAAFAALPLGAIGLWIGSHVSASAAPAVVNLVYLPLALLSGLWLPLSILPPVFSTLAPLWPTWHLAQLALPAVGLPAQGSTWVHIVVLLAVTGVALGLARRRLRRVG, encoded by the coding sequence ATGAACACCCTGACGACCGTAACGACCACGCGCCCGCGCGCGTCCACCTGGCGGATCTACCGCGTTGAAGCGCTGTGCGAACTGCGCCGCGCCTGGCGCACGCCCGCCTTCGCAGTGCCGTCGCTGCTGTTCCCGGTGCTGTTCTATGCGCTGTTCGGCATCCTGCTAGGGCGCGGCAACGCGCCGCAGTACCTGCTGGCCACTTACTGCGTGTTCGGTGCGATGGCCCCGGCGCTGTTCGGCTTCGGCGTGCAGCTGGCGCTGGACCGCGAAGGCGGCCTGCTCACGCTGAAGCGCGCGCTGCCGTTGCCGCCGATGGCCCCGTTGCTGGCGCGGCTGCTGATGGCCGTGCTGTTCGCGCTGCTGGTGGCGCTGGTACTGCTGGGGGTGGCGGCCCTGGCCGGGGTGGGCCTGGCGCCGGGCATGGTGCTGCGGCTGCTGGCCGTGGCCGCGTTCGCTGCGCTGCCGCTGGGCGCGATCGGGCTGTGGATCGGCAGCCATGTCAGTGCCAGTGCGGCCCCGGCGGTGGTCAACCTGGTGTACCTGCCGCTGGCGCTGCTGTCGGGGCTGTGGCTGCCGCTGTCGATCCTGCCGCCCGTGTTCTCCACACTGGCCCCGCTGTGGCCCACCTGGCACCTGGCCCAGCTGGCGTTGCCGGCGGTGGGCCTGCCGGCCCAGGGCAGCACGTGGGTGCACATCGTGGTGTTGCTGGCGGTCACCGGCGTAGCGCTTGGGCTGGCGCGGCGGCGCCTGCGCCGGGTTGGCTAA
- the rarD gene encoding EamA family transporter RarD — MSAVSQHSLQEQRRGLAITAFTFTLWGLVPVYWHLLQAVPSQQIIAHRIIWSTVLVVAWLLLSAGTGWWKQIAAQKRALPTLALSSVAIAFNWGLYIWAINAGHVIETSLGYFINPLVSVVLGVVVLKERLRGLQWLAVGCAALGVAWLTYDAGTPPWIALGLACSFGLYGLLRKLISVDPVAGLGVESLYLFLPAIGFAVWSENGHGGGFFSGWGWKNDALLILGGAVTALPLIGFAYGVKRIPLSLVGILQYIAPSLGLLLGVFFFREPFDAAKAIGFAAIWIGLLLFIGDSVWRSRRG, encoded by the coding sequence ATGAGCGCGGTGTCGCAGCACAGTCTGCAGGAGCAACGGCGCGGTCTGGCGATCACGGCGTTTACGTTCACGCTGTGGGGGTTGGTGCCGGTCTACTGGCACCTGCTGCAGGCGGTGCCGTCGCAGCAGATCATCGCGCACCGGATCATCTGGAGCACGGTGCTGGTGGTGGCCTGGCTGCTGCTGAGCGCGGGGACGGGCTGGTGGAAGCAGATTGCGGCGCAGAAGCGGGCGCTGCCGACGCTGGCGCTGAGCAGTGTGGCGATTGCGTTCAACTGGGGGCTGTACATCTGGGCGATCAACGCGGGCCATGTGATCGAGACGAGCCTGGGATATTTCATCAATCCGCTGGTAAGCGTCGTGCTGGGGGTGGTGGTGCTGAAGGAGCGGCTGCGCGGGTTGCAGTGGCTGGCGGTCGGCTGCGCGGCGTTGGGGGTGGCGTGGCTCACCTACGACGCGGGCACACCGCCGTGGATTGCGTTGGGGCTGGCGTGTTCGTTCGGGCTGTACGGGTTGTTGCGGAAGCTGATTTCGGTGGACCCGGTGGCGGGATTGGGGGTGGAGAGTCTGTATCTGTTCCTGCCGGCGATCGGGTTTGCGGTGTGGAGCGAGAACGGGCACGGCGGGGGCTTTTTCAGCGGGTGGGGCTGGAAGAACGATGCGCTGCTGATTCTGGGTGGCGCGGTGACGGCGCTGCCGTTGATCGGGTTTGCCTACGGGGTGAAGCGGATTCCGCTTTCGCTGGTGGGGATCCTGCAGTACATCGCGCCGAGCCTGGGGTTGTTGCTGGGGGTGTTCTTCTTCCGTGAGCCGTTCGATGCGGCCAAGGCGATTGGCTTTGCGGCGATCTGGATCGGGCTGTTGTTGTTTATCGGTGACAGTGTGTGGCGGTCGCGGCGGGGGTAA
- a CDS encoding TonB-dependent receptor translates to MYLKTHPLRNAIAIALVASCSAPAFAQTATDGTTNLDRIEITGSRIRQASVESAQPVVALNRAEIEKKGYVNVADILQDVTAAGAPAMSRANSLESGRDFGGMYVSLRNLGPERSLVLIDGRRMGVSAAGYSDLASIPSSIVDRVEVLTDGASALYGSDAIAGVVNIITRKNFDGAEVNAYVGQYSEGDGQKTGYSATFGKTFDRGWVTVGGEYSDEDAVLGSAREFTAYPNGPRHPTDGLSGVTPWGYATVDGKNLSVGPGGDPTVLGNFTPANKANDANTKTNMSLLTGLQRKSVFANGGFSINDNLRLVADALYTERESTKQLAGYPYQSTGSRALLSKDSAFNPFGRDVAFAHRTEELPRATENNLTTKRASVGVEGSFETGSRYWDWNVSYMYNRNEGERIGTGSMYQPNVNQSVGPSFLDANGVAHCGSVGNVIAGCTPWNPLAPMGYTGPGALGNQDVQDFLFTRFTDKIQSTTKVASANISGSLFSLSAGDIMGAMGFEHRSEEASYDPDMMVQKGQIAGTSGQPTRGDYSLNEAYLEVQVPLLADMAFARELSLDMAARYSDYSNFGSTTNTKFGLKWKPIDSLLVRATYGTGFRAPTVEDLYGGTVTTRDSYTDPCDMTFGAAANNPQVLARCLAKGVPANFHQLAADGNAATVPGQQGGTDFTSGSNAELKPETAKTWTVGLVYSPEFVSGLDLSLDWWKIRINDVIVGESATDMLNQCYVQGVDAACSRFTRSKSGKTIGQVSSLDRTLLNAGYQETAGYDISVRYRLPEMAIGKFAITWNTTYVDYLERKNDNVDTTPVRQYTGWEGNFRVRSNLNLDWQYGNLGLGWTARYYSGMQENCAFATECSNPGFSSPYTGNQGINKVGSNTFHDIQMRYILPWNGTISMGMNNVFDHQGPIMYSQPNSSFTYYGGFDIGRYMYMKYQQRF, encoded by the coding sequence ATGTATTTGAAGACCCACCCGCTGCGCAACGCGATTGCCATCGCGCTTGTTGCCAGCTGCAGTGCCCCTGCCTTCGCCCAGACCGCCACTGATGGCACCACCAATCTGGATCGCATTGAAATCACCGGCTCGCGCATCCGCCAGGCCAGCGTCGAGAGCGCCCAGCCGGTCGTCGCGCTGAACCGCGCCGAGATCGAGAAGAAGGGCTACGTCAACGTCGCCGACATCCTGCAGGACGTCACCGCCGCCGGTGCGCCGGCGATGAGCCGCGCCAACTCGCTGGAGTCGGGCCGCGATTTCGGCGGCATGTACGTCAGCCTGCGCAACCTGGGCCCGGAACGCAGCCTGGTGCTGATCGACGGCCGCCGCATGGGCGTGTCCGCCGCCGGCTATTCCGACCTCGCCTCGATCCCGTCCTCGATCGTGGACCGCGTGGAGGTGCTGACCGACGGTGCCTCGGCGCTGTACGGCTCGGACGCCATCGCCGGCGTGGTCAACATCATCACCCGCAAGAACTTCGACGGCGCGGAAGTGAACGCCTACGTCGGCCAGTACAGCGAAGGCGACGGCCAGAAGACCGGCTACAGCGCCACCTTTGGCAAGACCTTCGACCGTGGCTGGGTCACCGTCGGCGGCGAGTACTCCGACGAAGATGCCGTGCTGGGCAGCGCGCGTGAGTTCACCGCCTACCCGAACGGCCCGCGCCACCCGACCGACGGCCTGAGCGGCGTCACCCCGTGGGGCTATGCCACTGTCGATGGCAAGAACCTGAGCGTGGGCCCGGGCGGCGACCCGACCGTGCTGGGTAACTTCACGCCGGCCAACAAGGCCAACGACGCCAACACCAAGACCAACATGAGCCTGCTCACCGGCCTGCAGCGCAAGTCGGTGTTCGCCAACGGTGGGTTCTCGATCAACGACAACCTGCGCCTGGTGGCCGACGCGCTGTACACCGAGCGTGAGTCGACCAAGCAGCTGGCCGGCTACCCGTACCAGAGCACCGGCTCGCGTGCGCTGCTGTCCAAGGACAGCGCGTTCAACCCGTTCGGCCGTGACGTGGCGTTCGCGCACCGCACCGAAGAACTGCCCCGCGCCACCGAAAACAACCTGACCACCAAGCGCGCGAGCGTGGGCGTGGAAGGCAGCTTCGAAACCGGTTCGCGGTACTGGGACTGGAACGTGAGCTACATGTACAACCGCAACGAAGGCGAGCGCATCGGTACGGGCAGCATGTACCAGCCGAACGTCAACCAGTCGGTCGGTCCGTCGTTCCTGGATGCCAACGGCGTGGCCCATTGCGGCAGCGTCGGCAACGTGATCGCCGGCTGCACGCCGTGGAACCCGCTGGCGCCGATGGGCTACACCGGCCCGGGTGCACTGGGCAACCAGGACGTGCAGGACTTCCTGTTCACCCGCTTCACCGACAAGATCCAGAGCACCACCAAGGTGGCCAGCGCGAACATCTCCGGCTCGCTGTTCAGCCTGTCGGCCGGTGACATCATGGGCGCCATGGGCTTCGAGCACCGCAGCGAAGAAGCCAGCTACGACCCGGACATGATGGTGCAGAAGGGCCAGATTGCCGGCACCTCCGGCCAGCCGACCCGCGGCGACTACTCGCTCAACGAAGCCTACCTGGAAGTGCAGGTGCCGCTCCTGGCCGACATGGCCTTCGCGCGCGAGCTGTCGCTGGACATGGCTGCCCGTTACTCGGACTACAGCAACTTCGGTTCGACCACCAACACCAAGTTCGGTCTGAAGTGGAAGCCGATCGACAGCCTGCTGGTGCGCGCCACCTACGGCACCGGCTTCCGCGCACCGACGGTGGAAGATCTGTACGGCGGCACGGTCACCACGCGTGATTCGTACACCGACCCGTGCGACATGACCTTCGGCGCCGCGGCCAACAACCCGCAGGTGCTGGCACGCTGCCTGGCCAAGGGCGTTCCGGCCAACTTCCACCAGCTCGCCGCCGACGGCAATGCCGCCACGGTGCCGGGCCAGCAGGGTGGTACCGACTTCACCTCCGGCTCCAACGCCGAACTGAAGCCGGAAACCGCCAAGACCTGGACCGTGGGCCTGGTGTACAGCCCGGAGTTCGTGTCGGGCCTGGACCTGAGCCTGGACTGGTGGAAAATCCGCATCAACGACGTGATCGTCGGTGAGTCGGCCACGGACATGCTCAACCAGTGCTACGTGCAGGGCGTGGACGCGGCCTGCAGCCGCTTCACCCGCAGCAAGTCGGGCAAGACGATCGGTCAGGTGAGCAGCCTGGACCGCACCCTGCTCAACGCCGGCTACCAGGAAACGGCCGGCTATGACATCTCGGTGCGTTACCGCCTGCCGGAAATGGCGATCGGCAAGTTCGCGATCACCTGGAACACCACGTATGTGGATTACCTGGAACGCAAGAACGACAACGTCGACACCACGCCGGTACGCCAGTACACGGGCTGGGAAGGCAACTTCCGCGTGCGCTCGAACCTGAACCTGGATTGGCAGTACGGCAATCTGGGCCTGGGTTGGACGGCACGTTACTACTCGGGCATGCAGGAAAACTGCGCATTCGCCACCGAGTGCAGCAACCCGGGCTTCAGCTCGCCGTACACCGGCAACCAGGGCATCAACAAGGTGGGTTCGAACACCTTCCATGACATCCAGATGCGTTACATCCTGCCGTGGAACGGCACCATCTCGATGGGCATGAACAACGTGTTCGACCACCAGGGTCCGATCATGTACAGCCAGCCGAACAGCAGCTTCACCTACTACGGTGGCTTCGACATCGGCCGTTACATGTACATGAAGTACCAGCAGCGTTTCTGA
- a CDS encoding efflux RND transporter periplasmic adaptor subunit, whose product MNASAELLKELRIDRKATPPPSAPRRGLWIGLAIVAVLLLAAIGWFVFGRQRPIEVTTAPVVAIQQGGASGSVLDASGYVVARRMATVSAKITGKVREVMIEEGMRVEEGQVMATLDPIDANAQRSLSASQLEAARSQLAGLQAQVAQANAEAGRLQTLVGQQLVSRSQYDLAISQRDSLRAQLRTAERNTKVANDALAIADLGVDNNTVRAPFSGVVTAKAAQPGEIVSPLSAGGGFTRTGIGTIVDMESLEIEVEVGESFIGRVQPKMPVEATLNAYPDWKIPAEVIAIIPTADRGKATVKVRVALKVKDPRIVPEMGVRVSFLEAAQPAQAAAPKGVRVPAAALVERDQKTVAFVVKDDQRVEQRAVTTGATLNTDRQVSQGLSAGEVVVLDPPAELKDGGKVVEAKQ is encoded by the coding sequence ATGAACGCATCCGCTGAACTGCTCAAGGAACTCCGCATCGACCGCAAGGCGACCCCGCCGCCGTCCGCGCCCCGCCGTGGGCTGTGGATCGGGCTGGCCATCGTCGCCGTGCTGCTGCTCGCTGCCATCGGCTGGTTCGTGTTCGGCCGGCAACGTCCGATCGAGGTGACGACCGCACCGGTGGTGGCCATCCAGCAGGGCGGCGCCAGCGGTTCGGTGCTCGATGCCAGCGGCTACGTGGTGGCGCGACGCATGGCCACGGTGTCGGCCAAGATCACCGGCAAGGTGCGCGAGGTGATGATCGAAGAAGGCATGCGGGTGGAAGAAGGCCAGGTGATGGCCACGCTCGACCCGATCGATGCCAACGCCCAGCGCAGCCTGTCGGCCTCGCAGCTGGAGGCCGCGCGCAGCCAGCTGGCCGGGCTGCAGGCGCAGGTGGCGCAGGCCAACGCCGAAGCCGGCCGCCTGCAGACGCTGGTGGGCCAGCAGCTGGTGTCCCGCTCGCAGTACGACCTGGCCATTTCCCAGCGTGACAGCCTGCGCGCGCAGCTGCGCACCGCCGAACGCAATACCAAGGTGGCCAACGACGCCCTGGCCATCGCCGACCTGGGCGTGGACAACAACACCGTGCGCGCGCCGTTCTCCGGCGTGGTCACCGCCAAGGCTGCGCAGCCGGGCGAGATCGTGTCGCCGTTGTCGGCCGGCGGTGGCTTCACCCGTACCGGTATCGGCACCATCGTGGACATGGAGTCGCTGGAGATCGAAGTGGAGGTGGGCGAGTCGTTCATTGGCCGCGTGCAACCGAAGATGCCGGTCGAAGCCACGCTCAACGCCTACCCGGACTGGAAGATTCCGGCCGAGGTGATTGCCATCATTCCCACCGCTGACCGCGGCAAGGCCACGGTCAAGGTACGCGTGGCGCTGAAGGTGAAAGACCCGCGCATCGTGCCGGAAATGGGCGTGCGGGTGAGCTTCCTCGAGGCCGCACAGCCGGCGCAGGCCGCCGCGCCCAAGGGCGTGCGCGTGCCGGCGGCCGCCCTCGTGGAGCGCGACCAGAAAACCGTGGCCTTCGTGGTGAAGGACGACCAGCGCGTGGAACAGCGCGCGGTCACCACCGGCGCCACGCTCAACACCGACCGCCAGGTCAGCCAGGGGCTGAGCGCGGGCGAGGTGGTAGTGCTGGACCCGCCGGCGGAGCTGAAGGACGGCGGCAAGGTCGTGGAAGCGAAGCAGTAA
- a CDS encoding ABC transporter permease gives MKYFSLVWAQLFRSKTRTLLTLLSVVAAFLLFGMLDSVRVAFNSGGETIEGAKRLVVSSKLSITQSLPLRLLRDIEATPGVRKVNYAMWFGGIYQDPKNFFPSFSVSDNYMDLYPEFELPPAQAEAFKNTRTGAIVGETLAKRFGWKLGDTIPMQATIFPRKGSNDWPLELVGIYRAKDRNNAGAENQLLLHWSYFDESNDYIKNQVSFYTVQLDNPAHASRVAQAIDALSLNSDRETKSQTEAAFSQAFAKQFADIGLIVTGIMAAVFFTLVLLTGNTMAQAVRERIPELAILKTLGFKDGTVLVLVMVESVLLIVLGGLIGMGLAAILMPAISANSQGMISLPGVPVQTWAMALGLMAVIGVVVGLLPALRAQRLKIVDALAGR, from the coding sequence ATGAAGTACTTCTCGCTGGTCTGGGCCCAGCTGTTCCGCAGCAAGACACGCACGCTGCTGACCCTGCTGTCGGTGGTGGCCGCGTTCCTGCTGTTTGGCATGCTCGATTCGGTGCGCGTGGCGTTCAACTCCGGGGGCGAAACCATCGAAGGCGCCAAGCGGCTGGTGGTGTCCTCCAAGCTTTCGATCACCCAAAGCCTGCCGTTGCGCCTGCTGCGTGACATCGAAGCCACCCCGGGCGTGCGCAAGGTGAATTACGCGATGTGGTTCGGCGGCATCTACCAGGACCCGAAGAACTTCTTCCCCAGTTTCTCGGTGTCGGACAACTACATGGACCTGTACCCGGAGTTCGAGCTGCCGCCGGCGCAGGCCGAGGCGTTCAAGAACACCCGCACCGGCGCCATCGTGGGCGAGACCCTGGCCAAGCGCTTCGGCTGGAAGCTCGGCGATACGATTCCGATGCAGGCCACCATCTTCCCGCGCAAGGGCAGCAATGACTGGCCGCTGGAACTGGTGGGCATCTACCGGGCCAAGGACCGCAACAACGCCGGCGCCGAGAACCAGCTGCTGCTGCACTGGAGTTACTTCGATGAGTCCAACGACTACATCAAGAACCAGGTCAGCTTCTACACCGTACAGCTGGACAACCCGGCCCACGCCTCGCGCGTGGCCCAGGCGATCGATGCGCTGTCCCTCAATTCCGACCGCGAAACCAAGTCGCAGACCGAAGCGGCGTTCTCGCAGGCATTCGCCAAGCAGTTCGCCGACATCGGGCTGATCGTCACCGGAATCATGGCCGCGGTGTTCTTCACCCTGGTGCTGCTGACCGGCAACACCATGGCCCAAGCGGTGCGCGAACGCATTCCGGAACTGGCCATCCTCAAGACACTGGGCTTCAAGGACGGCACCGTGCTGGTGCTGGTGATGGTGGAGTCGGTGCTGTTGATCGTGCTGGGCGGGCTGATCGGCATGGGTCTGGCCGCCATCCTGATGCCGGCGATCAGCGCCAACAGCCAGGGCATGATCAGCCTGCCGGGCGTACCGGTGCAGACCTGGGCCATGGCGCTGGGCCTGATGGCGGTCATCGGCGTGGTAGTGGGCCTGCTGCCGGCATTGCGCGCGCAGCGGTTGAAGATCGTCGACGCACTGGCCGGACGCTGA
- a CDS encoding ABC transporter permease, with translation MKTHWMWNVLTVLLLAVALGVWIVLPWPAVLVIAVALAAWLLLTRSGRLSLAAARIGIASLPQRWGASSVIVVGIAGVVGVLVAMLAMGDGFKATLNRSGSDDVAIVLRGGSQAETNSVIMRDQLPLIQSLPGVARGTDGKPLVSAELSQVISLLSRSDHSDTNVQFRGVGDKAWEVRNTIRIIEGRRFKPGLREIVVGKGAKAQFEGLEVGKTLQLGKQDWTVVGVFASNDVHESELWADTQTLSTTYNRSAYQSVNVRTDGTAGFARFKAAMEADPRLKLDVETSRAYYSKQSGGLSKLISILGTVIGTIMAIGAVFGALNTMYAAVATRAREIATMRAIGFRGLPVVTAVMLETMLLALLGGLLGGLVAWLVFNNYTVSTLGNNFSQVVFQFQVSPQLLWTGLKWALGIGLVGGLFPALRAARLPITTALRET, from the coding sequence ATGAAGACGCACTGGATGTGGAACGTGTTGACCGTGCTGCTGCTGGCGGTGGCATTGGGGGTCTGGATCGTGCTGCCATGGCCGGCGGTGCTGGTTATCGCGGTGGCACTGGCCGCCTGGCTGCTGCTGACCCGCAGCGGACGGCTGTCGCTGGCGGCCGCGCGCATCGGCATTGCCAGCCTGCCGCAGCGGTGGGGCGCCTCGTCGGTGATCGTGGTCGGCATTGCCGGCGTGGTCGGGGTACTGGTGGCGATGCTGGCAATGGGCGACGGCTTCAAGGCCACGCTCAACCGCAGCGGCAGTGACGACGTGGCCATCGTGCTGCGCGGTGGTTCACAGGCCGAGACCAACTCGGTGATCATGCGTGACCAGCTGCCGCTGATCCAAAGCCTGCCCGGGGTGGCCCGTGGTACCGATGGCAAGCCGCTGGTGTCGGCCGAGCTGTCGCAGGTGATCAGCCTGCTCTCGCGCAGCGACCACAGCGACACCAACGTGCAGTTCCGCGGGGTCGGCGACAAAGCCTGGGAAGTGCGCAACACGATCCGCATCATTGAAGGCCGCCGCTTCAAACCCGGCCTGCGCGAGATCGTGGTGGGCAAGGGGGCCAAGGCCCAGTTCGAGGGCCTGGAGGTGGGCAAGACCCTGCAGTTGGGCAAGCAGGACTGGACGGTGGTGGGCGTGTTCGCCTCCAACGACGTGCACGAGTCCGAGCTGTGGGCCGACACCCAGACCCTGTCCACCACTTACAACCGCAGTGCCTACCAGTCGGTCAACGTGCGCACCGACGGCACGGCCGGGTTCGCCCGCTTCAAGGCGGCGATGGAGGCCGACCCGCGGCTGAAGCTGGACGTGGAAACCAGCCGGGCGTACTACAGCAAGCAGTCCGGCGGGTTGAGCAAACTGATCAGCATCCTGGGCACGGTGATCGGCACGATCATGGCCATCGGCGCGGTGTTCGGCGCGCTCAACACGATGTATGCGGCCGTGGCCACGCGCGCACGTGAGATCGCCACCATGCGCGCGATCGGGTTCCGTGGCCTGCCGGTGGTGACGGCGGTAATGCTGGAAACCATGTTGCTGGCCCTGCTTGGCGGTCTGCTCGGCGGTCTGGTGGCATGGCTGGTGTTCAACAACTACACCGTGTCCACGCTGGGCAACAACTTCAGCCAGGTGGTGTTTCAGTTCCAGGTGTCGCCGCAGCTGTTGTGGACGGGGCTGAAGTGGGCGCTGGGCATCGGGCTGGTGGGTGGCCTGTTTCCGGCCCTGCGTGCAGCACGTCTGCCGATCACCACGGCACTGCGCGAAACCTGA
- a CDS encoding ABC transporter ATP-binding protein encodes MSVSCPTALATLRDAQVHYGAVAALQGVGFSLQRGEVLALLGRNGAGKSTAISVLLGLRALDAGHAELLGGDPQQRASRRGIGVMLQSTALPPVLQVDELIALASACYDDPRPLAECLALAGLTDLARRRYSQLSGGQQRRVQFAIALCGRPQLLFLDEPTTGLDIQARQALWQAIRQLASEGCGVLLTTHYLEEAEALAQRVVVIEQGRVLADGPLAQFRHQLAPRRIRCRSALEADVLKTWPGVREVQRDGLRLHLLAEPAEPVVARLLAEDPQLQELEVHGGGLADAFVELTREAA; translated from the coding sequence ATGTCTGTTTCCTGCCCGACTGCCCTGGCCACGCTGCGCGATGCGCAGGTGCATTACGGTGCTGTCGCCGCGCTGCAGGGCGTGGGTTTTTCGCTGCAGCGTGGCGAAGTGCTGGCCCTGCTCGGCCGCAACGGCGCGGGCAAGAGCACCGCGATTTCGGTCCTGCTGGGCCTGCGCGCCCTCGATGCCGGCCACGCCGAGCTGCTGGGCGGCGATCCACAACAGCGTGCCAGCCGGCGCGGTATCGGGGTGATGCTGCAGAGCACCGCGCTGCCGCCGGTGCTGCAGGTGGACGAACTGATCGCGCTGGCGAGCGCCTGCTACGACGACCCGCGCCCGCTGGCCGAGTGCCTGGCACTGGCCGGGCTTACCGACCTCGCGCGACGCCGTTACAGCCAGCTGTCCGGTGGCCAGCAGCGCCGCGTGCAGTTCGCCATCGCGCTGTGCGGGCGGCCGCAGCTGCTGTTCCTGGACGAGCCCACCACCGGCCTGGACATCCAGGCCCGGCAGGCGCTGTGGCAGGCGATCCGGCAGCTGGCCAGCGAAGGCTGCGGCGTGCTGCTGACCACCCACTATCTGGAAGAGGCCGAAGCGCTGGCCCAGCGCGTGGTGGTGATCGAACAGGGGCGGGTACTGGCCGATGGCCCGCTGGCGCAGTTCCGCCATCAGCTGGCCCCGCGCCGGATCCGCTGCCGCAGCGCCCTGGAAGCCGACGTGCTGAAAACCTGGCCCGGGGTGCGCGAGGTGCAGCGCGATGGGCTGCGCCTGCACCTGCTGGCCGAACCGGCCGAGCCGGTGGTGGCGCGGCTGCTGGCCGAAGACCCGCAGCTGCAGGAACTGGAAGTACACGGCGGCGGCCTGGCCGACGCCTTCGTCGAACTGACCCGGGAGGCCGCATGA
- the yedA gene encoding drug/metabolite exporter YedA: MSSPEPSAAAPRSGLVVLALLLVYVVWGSTYLGIRLALEGGALPLTMVSGARFIIAGSLMYAVLRWRGMAAPTRRQWRNLAIMGLTMLVLGNGMVVLAERTVSSGLAATAVASVPLWMALFGAMRGTHASRGEWLGIAIGFLGVVWLNAGSSLTASPQGLILLLIAPIGWAFGSVWARGLDLPNPFMTAAGQMLCGGLMLVALGVATGERPTTWPSMNGLLAVAYLCMFGSIVAFTAYVWLLHNVRPALAASYAYVNPVIAVMLGALIGHERFGLHDIAAMVVILVGVLVLTLARTRAK; the protein is encoded by the coding sequence ATGTCTTCGCCCGAACCCTCAGCGGCTGCTCCCCGGAGTGGCCTTGTCGTACTTGCCCTGTTGCTGGTGTACGTGGTCTGGGGGTCCACTTACCTGGGTATCCGGCTGGCGCTGGAGGGCGGCGCCCTGCCGCTGACGATGGTGTCCGGTGCCCGGTTCATCATCGCCGGGTCGCTGATGTACGCGGTGCTGCGCTGGCGCGGGATGGCCGCGCCGACCCGCCGCCAGTGGCGCAACCTGGCGATCATGGGCCTGACCATGCTGGTGCTGGGCAACGGCATGGTGGTGCTGGCCGAGCGCACGGTGTCGTCGGGCCTGGCCGCCACGGCGGTGGCCTCGGTGCCGTTGTGGATGGCGCTGTTCGGGGCGATGCGCGGTACCCACGCCAGCCGCGGCGAATGGCTGGGCATCGCGATCGGGTTCCTGGGCGTGGTCTGGCTCAACGCCGGCAGCAGCCTGACGGCCTCGCCGCAGGGGCTGATCCTGCTGCTGATCGCGCCGATCGGCTGGGCCTTCGGTTCGGTCTGGGCGCGCGGGCTGGACCTGCCCAATCCGTTCATGACCGCCGCGGGGCAGATGCTGTGCGGCGGGCTGATGCTGGTGGCGCTGGGCGTGGCCACGGGTGAACGCCCGACGACGTGGCCGAGCATGAACGGTCTATTGGCGGTGGCCTACCTGTGCATGTTCGGTTCGATCGTGGCGTTCACGGCCTATGTGTGGCTGCTGCACAACGTGCGCCCGGCATTGGCGGCCAGCTATGCCTACGTGAATCCGGTGATCGCGGTGATGCTGGGCGCGTTGATCGGCCACGAGCGTTTCGGGCTGCATGACATCGCGGCGATGGTGGTGATTCTGGTCGGCGTGCTGGTGCTGACGCTGGCCCGGACGCGCGCGAAATGA
- a CDS encoding ABC transporter ATP-binding protein, producing MSTLVSLRNITKTYQRGPEKVQVLHGIDLDIQRGDFVALMGPSGSGKTTLLNLIGGLDTPSDGEIEIEGERIDRMSGGQLSTWRSHHVGFVFQFYNLMPMLTAQKNVELPLLLTHLGAAQRKRNAEIALTLVGLADRRSHRPNELSGGQQQRVAIARAIVSDPTFLICDEPTGDLDRQSAEEILGLLQQLNREHGKTIIMVTHDPKAAEYATHTVHLDKGELASAPAAH from the coding sequence ATGTCGACCCTGGTTTCGCTCCGCAACATCACCAAGACCTACCAGCGTGGCCCCGAGAAGGTGCAGGTGCTGCACGGCATCGACCTGGACATCCAGCGCGGCGATTTCGTCGCGTTGATGGGGCCGTCCGGCTCGGGCAAGACCACCCTGCTCAACCTGATCGGCGGGCTGGACACGCCCAGCGACGGTGAAATCGAGATCGAAGGCGAACGCATCGACCGCATGAGTGGCGGCCAGCTGTCCACCTGGCGCAGCCACCACGTCGGCTTCGTGTTCCAGTTCTACAACCTGATGCCGATGCTGACCGCGCAGAAGAACGTGGAACTGCCGCTGCTGCTCACCCACCTGGGCGCGGCCCAGCGCAAACGCAATGCCGAGATCGCGCTGACCCTGGTGGGCCTGGCCGACCGCCGCAGCCACCGCCCCAATGAACTGTCCGGCGGCCAGCAGCAGCGCGTGGCGATCGCACGGGCGATCGTGTCCGACCCCACCTTCCTGATCTGCGACGAACCCACCGGCGACCTGGACCGGCAGTCGGCCGAGGAGATCCTGGGCCTGCTGCAGCAGCTCAACCGCGAGCACGGCAAGACCATCATCATGGTCACCCACGACCCCAAGGCCGCCGAGTACGCCACCCATACCGTGCACCTGGACAAGGGCGAACTGGCCAGCGCGCCAGCGGCCCACTGA